From Novipirellula galeiformis, the proteins below share one genomic window:
- the rpmB gene encoding 50S ribosomal protein L28: MARQCETCGKSVQMGNRIETRGKAKYLGGVGTKITGCTRRKFVPNLQKVHVTMPNGQNKTMRICVQCIRSGAIRKTVKTKPFDVSGAKK; this comes from the coding sequence ATGGCACGGCAATGTGAAACGTGCGGTAAGAGCGTCCAAATGGGCAACCGAATCGAAACACGTGGTAAGGCCAAATACCTTGGTGGTGTTGGTACAAAGATCACCGGATGTACACGCCGGAAATTTGTCCCTAACCTCCAGAAAGTGCATGTAACCATGCCTAATGGCCAAAACAAGACAATGCGAATTTGCGTTCAGTGCATTCGTAGCGGTGCGATTCGTAAGACGGTTAAAACCAAACCGTTTGACGTTAGTGGCGCCAAGAAGTAA
- a CDS encoding ANL family adenylate-forming protein produces MPLRFLKERFHDAGDREAMVWQGQSCSYRWLAEAIDRCSKRLEQSEVRAGTVTSLLADFSPNSVAMLLALAQRGAIIVPMTRSVVNKKQAYERISQCEIEIEVSSHEEISIHQTQNIAPAHHELYTRLRQSRHPGLVLFSSGSSGQPKATVHDFALLLEKFRLPRRPARTLAFLLYDHIGGLNTLLHTLSSGGCIVVTPNRSVESVLAAIQDFAVELLPTSPTFLKLLLISAAYHDYDLRSLKMITYGTEPMPQSILATLHQILPHVTFKQTYGLSEVGILRSKSKDSSSLWMQLGGDDTQTRVVDDVLQIKSRSAMLGYLNAPSPFTTDGWFVTGDAVQVDGEFIKVLGRGGEIINVGGEKVYPAEVEEVIEAMPEIQSATAYGETNAIMGMIVCVRVKLSPPNVVPERELTRKVREHCRNHLSPKQIPVRVSIDTEPSHDERFKKRRLPPQ; encoded by the coding sequence ATGCCCCTACGTTTTTTGAAAGAGCGATTCCACGACGCCGGTGACCGCGAAGCGATGGTGTGGCAAGGACAATCTTGCTCCTACCGCTGGCTCGCCGAGGCGATCGATCGCTGCAGCAAACGCCTCGAACAAAGCGAAGTTCGCGCCGGCACGGTCACCAGTTTGCTGGCCGATTTTTCCCCCAACTCGGTGGCGATGCTGCTCGCGCTGGCCCAACGCGGGGCCATCATTGTGCCGATGACCCGCTCCGTCGTAAACAAGAAACAAGCCTACGAACGCATTTCACAATGTGAAATCGAAATCGAGGTCTCCAGCCATGAAGAGATCTCAATCCATCAAACACAGAACATTGCCCCGGCACACCATGAACTCTACACGCGATTGAGACAGAGCCGACACCCCGGCTTGGTATTGTTCTCGTCGGGGTCGAGCGGACAACCCAAAGCCACCGTTCACGACTTCGCCCTGCTGCTCGAAAAATTCCGATTGCCCCGTCGACCGGCACGGACCTTGGCCTTCTTACTCTACGATCACATCGGCGGACTAAACACGCTCTTGCACACCCTTTCGAGCGGCGGATGCATTGTCGTGACTCCCAACCGATCGGTGGAATCGGTGCTCGCCGCAATCCAAGACTTCGCCGTCGAATTGCTGCCCACGTCACCCACCTTTTTGAAGCTACTGCTGATCAGCGCGGCTTACCACGACTACGATCTTCGTTCGCTGAAAATGATCACGTATGGCACCGAACCGATGCCACAGAGCATTCTTGCTACCCTGCATCAAATCCTCCCGCACGTGACTTTCAAGCAAACGTACGGCCTGTCGGAGGTGGGCATCCTGCGCTCGAAGTCCAAAGACTCGTCGTCCTTGTGGATGCAATTAGGTGGCGACGACACCCAAACGCGCGTTGTCGACGACGTCCTGCAAATCAAATCACGCTCGGCGATGCTCGGCTACTTGAACGCCCCGTCCCCGTTCACCACCGATGGCTGGTTCGTCACCGGCGATGCGGTCCAAGTCGATGGCGAATTTATCAAAGTGCTCGGACGAGGCGGCGAAATCATCAACGTCGGGGGCGAAAAGGTTTACCCCGCTGAAGTCGAAGAGGTGATCGAAGCGATGCCGGAGATCCAATCCGCCACAGCCTACGGCGAAACCAATGCGATCATGGGAATGATCGTCTGCGTGCGGGTCAAACTGTCCCCTCCGAACGTCGTGCCGGAGAGAGAATTGACTCGCAAAGTGCGTGAGCACTGTCGCAACCACCTGTCACCGAAACAGATCCCGGTCCGCGTTTCGATCGATACCGAACCGTCCCACGACGAACGCTTCAAGAAGCGACGGCTGCCACCGCAATAG
- a CDS encoding thioredoxin family protein, whose amino-acid sequence MKRIMVRPRHVACLGTALAAILLTFTQGGPVAAEMPRLNAVTPLNQVPKPTVGWHRTLRSGWLEARKRNLPMVIYISSDHCAYCDAMKRDTWSNQSVEQRVSQDFVAILLTPRENAETLGRVNVSMYPTTLVGMPEGKIVAHRAGYQPAAALHQFLSDALKR is encoded by the coding sequence ATGAAACGAATCATGGTTCGCCCCCGGCATGTCGCCTGCTTGGGAACTGCATTGGCTGCAATACTGTTAACGTTCACTCAGGGAGGTCCGGTGGCGGCCGAGATGCCGCGATTGAACGCCGTCACGCCGCTGAATCAGGTGCCCAAGCCGACGGTGGGTTGGCATCGTACGTTGCGCTCCGGGTGGCTGGAGGCGCGCAAACGCAATCTTCCGATGGTGATTTATATCTCCAGCGATCACTGTGCCTATTGTGACGCGATGAAGCGTGATACGTGGAGCAATCAATCGGTCGAGCAGCGTGTCTCGCAAGACTTTGTGGCGATCCTGTTGACGCCTCGAGAGAACGCAGAGACGTTGGGACGCGTGAACGTTTCGATGTACCCGACCACGTTAGTCGGCATGCCTGAAGGCAAGATCGTCGCTCACCGCGCGGGATATCAACCCGCCGCGGCGCTACACCAATTCTTGTCCGATGCGTTAAAGCGATAG
- a CDS encoding Na+/H+ antiporter NhaC family protein, with protein sequence MQHGFESLAPPLVAIFLAIATRRVVVPLAAGVLAGAFLLAHNDPPKTLLDSFGIFVATIYASIADWDHIQTLGFTLLLGAMIGVMEIGGGIEALIAKFSRRIRTRQNAQVMISLSGLAIFFDDYANTLLIGGTMRSTADRYKVSREKLAYLVDSTAAPVAGLSLISTWAAIEISYMSEGLVDAGITDRSAGFTLFIESIPYRFYPILALVMVFLTSATGRDFGPMRRAELASTTSSGSPARAEATAATPTFPPRLWLAAVLSIAACVAGLMITLIVTGSQSAALHAEASLLRRAIEILGNGEAYLALILGGGAGLVTAWVTHATLGQCNIRSLCVGTMRGGWQMMPAMVILWMAWALSAMTGPDGLHTGDYLSHVLSNRLDARALPTVVFVLAGLVAFATGTSWGTMAILTPLSVTLSLELAPLDGPSGVICLATAGSVLAGAILGDHCSPISDTTVLSSRACGCDHLEHVRTQMPYAIVVAVVGMGLGTIPAALGLSPWICLILSTAALAMIVRFFGSRLDEPLQRGSGG encoded by the coding sequence TTGCAGCACGGATTCGAAAGCCTAGCTCCACCGCTGGTTGCGATTTTTTTAGCAATCGCAACGCGTCGTGTCGTCGTTCCACTCGCAGCCGGCGTGCTTGCGGGTGCATTTTTGCTTGCGCACAACGACCCTCCGAAAACGCTGCTTGATTCGTTTGGAATCTTTGTGGCGACGATTTACGCCAGCATCGCCGACTGGGACCACATCCAAACGCTTGGCTTCACGCTGTTGCTCGGCGCGATGATCGGAGTCATGGAGATCGGCGGCGGCATCGAAGCGTTGATCGCAAAATTCTCACGTCGGATCCGAACTCGCCAAAACGCCCAAGTGATGATCTCACTTAGCGGTTTAGCCATCTTCTTCGACGACTACGCCAATACGCTGCTGATCGGCGGAACGATGCGGTCCACCGCGGACCGATACAAAGTCTCACGCGAAAAACTCGCGTACCTTGTCGACAGCACGGCAGCCCCGGTGGCCGGACTGTCGTTAATCAGCACCTGGGCTGCGATCGAAATCAGCTACATGAGCGAAGGTTTGGTCGATGCCGGGATCACCGACCGATCGGCCGGATTCACCCTGTTTATCGAATCGATTCCCTACCGTTTCTATCCCATTTTGGCGCTGGTGATGGTGTTTTTAACCTCGGCCACCGGACGCGACTTCGGCCCCATGCGGCGTGCCGAACTCGCGTCAACCACCTCCTCAGGATCACCGGCGAGAGCCGAAGCGACGGCAGCGACCCCCACATTCCCACCGCGATTGTGGTTGGCAGCGGTGCTATCGATCGCGGCCTGTGTCGCCGGCTTGATGATCACGTTGATCGTCACGGGTTCACAATCCGCAGCACTGCACGCGGAGGCGAGCCTGCTGAGGCGGGCCATCGAAATCCTTGGAAACGGCGAAGCGTACCTCGCATTGATCCTCGGTGGCGGTGCGGGACTCGTCACCGCATGGGTGACTCACGCGACACTCGGCCAATGCAACATTCGCTCTCTATGCGTCGGTACGATGCGAGGCGGATGGCAAATGATGCCAGCGATGGTGATCCTCTGGATGGCCTGGGCGTTAAGCGCGATGACCGGGCCCGATGGGCTGCACACCGGCGATTACCTCTCCCACGTGCTCTCGAATCGCCTCGACGCAAGGGCGCTGCCCACGGTGGTTTTCGTGCTCGCGGGACTTGTCGCCTTCGCCACAGGAACGAGCTGGGGCACGATGGCCATCCTGACGCCACTTTCGGTCACGCTCTCGCTTGAACTCGCCCCGCTCGATGGCCCCAGCGGCGTGATCTGCCTAGCGACCGCCGGCTCCGTCCTGGCCGGCGCGATCCTTGGCGATCACTGCTCCCCCATCTCCGACACCACGGTACTCTCCAGCCGCGCCTGCGGATGCGACCATCTGGAGCATGTTCGAACCCAAATGCCGTATGCAATCGTGGTCGCCGTGGTCGGCATGGGATTGGGAACGATCCCGGCGGCACTGGGCCTTTCCCCCTGGATCTGCCTCATCCTCAGCACGGCCGCCCTGGCGATGATCGTTCGCTTTTTCGGCAGCCGACTCGACGAACCACTGCAACGCGGTTCGGGTGGTTGA
- a CDS encoding DUF1559 domain-containing protein: MQRQTVSDPRVAFTLVELLVVIAIIGILVGLLLPAVQSAREAARRIHCGNNVKQLGLGMHHYHATFKQLPIHGVGPTNENTNDTALADKRDGTAFTRLELSYLVGILPFIEQQALWDQMSRPMVEADGDRWPAFGPRPWNGHYPPWATEIPTFRCPSDPGVGVPALGRTNYAACTGDGFYDAEHGVTIWDGVRWRYNSDSDARIRARCGLRGAFVPRKRMKFRDFLDGLSNTIAVGEIITGLGDRDNRTVGFSNAKGGFFEVANHPKRCFDLGYIDPQQPRYWIDSAKVYSSVSQRGFRWADFHTLQSQFNTILPPNAEICLVGHSDTYGIAPPSSHHPGGVQVLMADGAVRFISDSIEAGNVNTPCVYCIALSARKNSVTRAGSRSPYGVWGALGTRASREPIQANF, encoded by the coding sequence ATGCAGCGTCAAACCGTTTCAGACCCACGCGTCGCCTTCACGTTAGTCGAGTTATTGGTCGTGATTGCGATCATCGGCATCTTGGTGGGGCTTTTATTGCCTGCGGTCCAGTCCGCTCGCGAGGCCGCACGGCGCATTCATTGTGGTAACAATGTGAAGCAACTCGGGCTCGGGATGCACCACTACCATGCCACCTTCAAGCAATTGCCCATTCACGGGGTGGGCCCCACCAACGAGAATACTAATGACACGGCGTTAGCCGACAAGCGAGATGGCACCGCCTTCACCCGTCTTGAGTTGTCTTATTTGGTGGGGATTTTGCCGTTCATCGAACAGCAAGCCTTGTGGGACCAGATGAGCCGTCCGATGGTCGAGGCCGATGGGGATCGCTGGCCCGCGTTTGGACCGCGGCCTTGGAATGGCCATTATCCTCCTTGGGCAACCGAGATTCCGACTTTTCGTTGCCCGAGCGATCCTGGGGTGGGCGTACCCGCGTTGGGGCGAACCAACTACGCCGCTTGCACTGGGGATGGTTTTTATGATGCCGAACACGGCGTCACGATTTGGGATGGAGTTCGTTGGCGTTACAACAGCGACTCCGACGCACGGATTCGCGCTAGGTGTGGGTTGCGAGGGGCGTTTGTGCCTCGCAAAAGGATGAAGTTCCGAGACTTCCTCGATGGCTTGTCTAATACGATCGCCGTCGGCGAAATCATCACGGGATTAGGCGATCGCGATAATCGAACGGTCGGTTTTAGCAATGCGAAGGGGGGCTTTTTTGAGGTCGCCAATCATCCCAAACGCTGTTTTGATCTGGGCTACATCGATCCCCAGCAACCTCGGTATTGGATCGACAGTGCGAAGGTTTATAGCTCCGTTTCGCAGCGAGGTTTTCGCTGGGCTGATTTTCATACGTTGCAATCTCAGTTCAATACGATCTTGCCACCCAACGCGGAAATTTGTCTGGTCGGCCACTCCGATACCTATGGGATTGCGCCCCCGAGTAGTCACCATCCGGGAGGCGTTCAGGTGTTGATGGCCGACGGCGCGGTGAGGTTCATCAGCGATTCGATTGAGGCGGGCAATGTCAACACGCCCTGTGTCTATTGCATTGCGTTGAGCGCCCGAAAGAACAGCGTCACTCGCGCTGGCTCGCGAAGTCCTTATGGAGTCTGGGGGGCGCTCGGTACACGCGCCTCTAGGGAACCGATCCAGGCCAATTTTTAG
- a CDS encoding inverse autotransporter beta domain-containing protein — protein sequence MITQPPNRRFRIWISALVLLLCSVSARAAEPFKRRIGIHTQSPHNGVEETYSDIRAFVPFGQREGMLFLDGRLLLSSEGLSPGYNLGMGMRGYLEEFDTIWGANLFTDQRRTGFANYRQVGLGFELLFDWLEIRNNTYLPVGNQRSIVKTAPSGIIGDAAPLLVFEDNFLEFGWIYDHQSQIEQSLRGYDLEMGGRLFDDLLGTRTKVDGYVGIYGAKNPDLDDVTGVFTRLNVKPFDNLDINVGVQDDNFFGTRGTLGVTFYPGVLNQRWRSQLPSIDRRMNDPVTRRSGIMIARGTIGAPPAFIGTRLQNPDGSDLRIVHVDGGQASNGDGTFENPLNNVADINASSLPNDIVYLYANSVYDGQTTLTLQNGQRLLGEGNHYTHHVDTQQLGSIVLPNVRDIDGTAPVLMNSTDDAIQLANNSVVDNLSILNPVSGAGISGLDVSGVRIANTSITTTADNLYGVALDGASDVHMIDSNISTGGYDAYGIFTSGTSRITLDQSTISTSGDNAYGVAAFDTAFALIDNDSSITTSGFDADGITAQGNATITVDNGSSISTSGMLADGVYTTDFATALVDHGSSVFTSGLAAAGGYTTGNSSMKLDNASTIYTIGQSSSGTQSLNFSLVTLDNSSEIHTGGSAAYGIFIGHDATALVDHSSRVSTTGAYAHGVKLQDRATLFMYNGSLVTTGNGSAGLRIERNSAATVYDSQISSAQSFEVNVDVVRELTNPKIDFKRNQLEEGNGTVLLTNRTDASITVIGAEDKDAFAAANGIDAAQITEVKTTTYNP from the coding sequence GTGATCACGCAGCCCCCCAATCGCCGATTCCGAATCTGGATCAGTGCGTTGGTGCTATTGCTGTGCAGCGTTTCAGCGCGCGCCGCTGAGCCCTTCAAACGTCGAATCGGAATCCATACCCAGTCGCCACACAATGGCGTCGAGGAAACGTACTCGGATATCCGTGCCTTTGTTCCCTTCGGGCAACGCGAAGGCATGCTGTTCCTGGACGGGCGACTGTTACTCAGCAGCGAAGGGCTCAGTCCTGGCTACAACCTTGGGATGGGCATGCGGGGCTACCTCGAAGAGTTCGACACGATTTGGGGCGCGAACTTATTTACGGATCAGCGCCGCACCGGGTTTGCGAACTACCGTCAAGTCGGTCTCGGTTTCGAATTGCTTTTCGACTGGTTGGAAATACGCAACAACACTTATCTGCCGGTCGGCAACCAGCGAAGCATCGTGAAAACGGCCCCGTCGGGCATCATCGGTGATGCGGCGCCGCTATTGGTATTCGAAGACAACTTCTTAGAGTTTGGCTGGATCTACGATCACCAATCCCAGATCGAACAATCGCTGCGGGGATACGACCTTGAAATGGGCGGTCGCTTGTTCGACGACCTGCTCGGTACCCGCACCAAGGTCGATGGCTACGTCGGCATCTATGGCGCGAAGAACCCAGACCTCGACGATGTGACGGGGGTCTTCACGCGGTTGAATGTGAAACCTTTTGATAATCTCGATATCAATGTCGGGGTCCAAGATGACAATTTTTTTGGCACCCGTGGCACACTGGGGGTAACGTTTTACCCAGGCGTCTTGAACCAACGCTGGCGTTCGCAACTCCCTTCGATCGACCGCCGCATGAATGACCCCGTCACGCGGCGGTCGGGGATAATGATTGCACGCGGCACCATCGGCGCGCCCCCGGCCTTCATTGGCACTCGACTCCAAAACCCGGACGGAAGCGACTTGCGAATTGTGCATGTCGATGGCGGACAAGCAAGCAACGGAGACGGTACGTTTGAAAATCCGCTCAACAACGTGGCAGACATCAACGCATCCTCCCTCCCCAACGACATCGTTTATCTGTATGCCAACAGCGTGTATGACGGCCAAACCACATTGACGCTTCAAAATGGTCAACGCTTGCTTGGAGAGGGAAATCACTACACCCACCATGTCGACACACAACAGCTCGGATCGATCGTATTACCGAATGTTCGCGACATCGACGGAACCGCTCCGGTGTTGATGAACTCAACGGACGATGCAATCCAATTGGCCAACAACTCCGTCGTGGACAACCTTTCGATCCTCAACCCAGTTTCCGGCGCCGGCATCTCAGGCCTGGACGTCAGCGGAGTCCGCATCGCCAACACCTCGATCACCACCACCGCAGACAACCTCTACGGCGTCGCCCTCGACGGAGCGTCCGACGTGCACATGATCGACAGTAACATCAGCACCGGCGGTTACGACGCTTACGGGATTTTCACCTCCGGCACGTCGCGGATTACCTTAGACCAAAGCACGATTTCGACTTCAGGGGATAACGCGTACGGCGTCGCAGCCTTCGATACGGCGTTTGCCTTGATCGATAACGACAGCAGCATCACGACAAGTGGTTTCGATGCCGACGGAATCACGGCCCAAGGAAATGCCACGATCACGGTCGACAATGGAAGCAGCATCTCCACTAGTGGCATGCTTGCCGACGGAGTTTATACCACCGACTTCGCCACCGCATTGGTGGATCACGGCAGCTCGGTATTTACCTCAGGGCTCGCGGCGGCGGGAGGTTATACCACGGGCAACTCCTCCATGAAGTTGGACAACGCGTCGACCATTTACACCATTGGCCAATCCTCTTCGGGCACCCAGAGTTTAAATTTCTCGTTGGTAACATTGGATAACAGCAGCGAGATTCACACGGGCGGATCTGCAGCGTACGGAATCTTCATCGGGCACGACGCTACCGCATTGGTTGATCACAGTTCACGGGTATCCACAACCGGCGCCTATGCCCATGGTGTTAAATTGCAAGATCGTGCAACACTGTTCATGTACAACGGATCCCTGGTCACCACCGGCAATGGTTCTGCTGGGCTTCGAATCGAACGAAACAGTGCTGCCACGGTCTACGATAGCCAGATTAGTTCGGCACAATCGTTTGAGGTGAATGTTGATGTGGTTCGCGAGTTAACGAATCCGAAAATCGACTTCAAGCGTAACCAGCTAGAAGAGGGCAACGGAACGGTCTTGCTCACCAATCGCACGGACGCGTCAATCACTGTCATTGGAGCCGAAGACAAAGACGCTTTCGCTGCCGCGAACGGAATTGATGCTGCCCAGATCACAGAAGTTAAGACGACGACCTACAATCCCTGA
- a CDS encoding ATP-binding cassette domain-containing protein encodes MTLISIDNLTIGFRGPSLLDSVSAKIEMGQRIGLLGRNGAGKTTLMRILTGDVVPDSGSVTLRSGARVARLSQEVPRDWSGSIRSIVLGDQEADHDDYEEAWKIEHAVDSTLSRMQLDPDTDFQTLSSGLKRRVLLARAISREPDVLLLDEPTNHLDIASILWLENFLSRWEKTLIFVTHDRSFLQNLATRIWEIDRGRLFDWSCDYETFLLRKDQALAAEEKQNALFDKKLAEEEVWIRQGIKARRTRNEGRVRALKAMREVRGDRRSGEGKAKLNLQEAQRSGALVAQLKEVSFSFEDKPILNDFSTTIMRGDKLGIIGRNGAGKTTLLKLLLGQLEPQAGKVRLGTNLKIAYFDQLRDTLDPEKTVQECVGDGGNQIQVGDKTKHIVGYLQDFLFTPERARTQIKFLSGGERNRALLARLMTQPANVIVLDEPTNDLDSETLEMLEEQLVNFAGTVLMVSHDRTFLNNVVTSTIVFEEEGVNEYVGGYDDWQAALERRRESEKKLAESSKAEAKEKAPAAKPVKTDAKKLSFKDKYELEQLPAQIEKLETEIAQLHEQMADPEFYQQGGAKIAVVTGKLAELEQQLATAFARWEELEG; translated from the coding sequence ATGACGCTTATATCGATTGACAATCTGACTATTGGTTTTCGTGGCCCTTCGCTTCTTGATTCGGTTTCGGCCAAGATCGAGATGGGGCAACGGATTGGACTTTTGGGCCGCAACGGGGCCGGAAAAACCACGTTGATGCGCATTTTGACGGGGGATGTGGTGCCGGACAGTGGTTCGGTCACGCTTCGTTCGGGCGCGCGCGTCGCGAGACTCTCTCAGGAGGTACCGCGTGATTGGTCTGGAAGCATCCGATCGATCGTGCTGGGGGATCAGGAAGCGGACCACGACGATTATGAGGAAGCGTGGAAGATCGAACATGCGGTCGATTCGACGTTGTCGCGGATGCAATTGGATCCTGATACCGATTTCCAAACATTATCGAGCGGGCTGAAACGCCGTGTCTTGTTGGCTCGTGCGATTTCTCGTGAACCCGATGTGTTACTGCTCGATGAGCCGACGAACCATTTGGACATTGCATCGATCCTATGGCTCGAGAACTTTTTGAGTCGCTGGGAAAAGACGTTGATCTTTGTGACGCACGATCGTTCGTTTTTGCAAAACCTAGCGACACGAATTTGGGAGATTGATCGGGGCCGATTGTTCGATTGGTCGTGCGACTACGAGACGTTCTTGCTGCGGAAAGACCAGGCGCTTGCGGCGGAAGAAAAGCAGAACGCATTGTTCGACAAAAAGTTGGCCGAAGAAGAGGTCTGGATCCGGCAAGGCATCAAGGCGCGTCGGACCCGAAATGAAGGGCGTGTTCGCGCGCTCAAAGCGATGCGTGAAGTTCGCGGGGATCGACGCAGCGGCGAAGGAAAGGCCAAGCTGAATTTACAAGAGGCTCAGCGAAGCGGTGCGTTGGTAGCCCAGCTTAAGGAGGTCTCGTTCTCGTTTGAGGACAAACCGATCCTGAATGATTTCTCGACCACGATCATGCGTGGTGACAAACTTGGCATTATCGGGCGCAACGGGGCCGGGAAAACAACCTTGCTGAAACTGTTGCTCGGCCAGCTTGAGCCACAAGCAGGGAAGGTTCGTTTGGGGACGAATCTCAAGATTGCCTACTTCGATCAGCTTCGCGATACGCTCGATCCTGAAAAAACGGTGCAAGAGTGCGTCGGAGACGGCGGGAACCAAATTCAGGTCGGTGACAAGACAAAGCACATTGTCGGTTACTTGCAAGATTTTCTGTTCACGCCGGAGCGGGCTCGCACTCAGATCAAGTTCTTGTCGGGCGGTGAGCGGAATCGAGCCCTGCTGGCTCGTTTGATGACTCAGCCTGCGAACGTGATCGTGTTAGATGAGCCGACGAATGACTTGGATTCCGAAACGCTTGAAATGCTCGAAGAGCAGCTCGTCAATTTCGCTGGCACCGTGTTGATGGTTAGCCATGACCGGACGTTCCTCAATAACGTGGTCACCAGTACGATTGTGTTTGAAGAAGAGGGAGTGAACGAGTACGTCGGCGGTTACGATGATTGGCAAGCCGCGCTTGAGCGTCGTCGTGAGAGCGAGAAGAAGCTTGCGGAGTCAAGTAAAGCCGAAGCGAAGGAGAAAGCTCCAGCGGCAAAGCCGGTGAAGACGGATGCGAAGAAGCTTTCGTTCAAAGATAAGTATGAGTTGGAACAGTTGCCTGCCCAGATTGAAAAACTGGAGACCGAGATCGCTCAACTTCACGAGCAGATGGCGGATCCCGAATTTTACCAACAAGGGGGCGCCAAGATCGCCGTGGTGACTGGCAAGTTGGCCGAGTTGGAACAGCAGCTTGCTACCGCGTTTGCGCGATGGGAAGAATTGGAAGGTTAG
- a CDS encoding SDR family NAD(P)-dependent oxidoreductase, whose product MTNKDGIPTTGRVILITGSSKGIGRYLAEQFASQGDHVIGCSRSVPTTPLPEEYRNRYEHHCLDVADETAVLALFHKLKQQHGRLDVLINNAGIASMNHCLLTPIDTVRSIFETNVIGTFLFCQEAAKWMLANRNGRIINLASVASPLKLEGESAYAASKAAVANLTQIMSHEFAPYGITVNAVGPSPIQTDLIRGVGAEKIKQLTNRQAIKRMATVEDVYNVIDFFVRPQSNFITGQVIYLGGI is encoded by the coding sequence ATGACCAATAAGGACGGAATCCCCACGACGGGGCGCGTGATCTTGATCACGGGATCGAGCAAAGGGATCGGACGTTATCTGGCAGAGCAATTTGCCTCCCAAGGCGATCACGTGATCGGTTGCAGCCGCAGCGTTCCCACGACTCCATTGCCTGAGGAGTACCGCAATCGCTACGAACACCACTGTCTCGATGTGGCAGATGAAACCGCCGTTCTCGCGCTGTTTCATAAGCTCAAACAGCAACACGGTCGCTTGGATGTTTTGATCAACAACGCAGGCATCGCGTCGATGAACCACTGTCTGTTGACTCCCATCGATACCGTTCGGTCCATCTTCGAAACCAATGTCATCGGCACATTCCTATTCTGCCAAGAGGCAGCAAAATGGATGCTCGCCAATCGCAACGGCCGCATCATCAATCTCGCCAGCGTTGCTTCGCCGCTAAAACTCGAAGGCGAATCCGCCTACGCGGCCTCCAAAGCGGCAGTAGCCAATCTGACGCAAATCATGTCGCATGAGTTCGCTCCGTACGGGATCACGGTCAACGCCGTGGGCCCCTCTCCCATCCAGACCGATTTAATTCGCGGGGTCGGAGCGGAGAAGATCAAGCAGTTGACGAACCGACAAGCGATCAAACGCATGGCGACAGTCGAAGACGTTTACAACGTGATTGATTTTTTCGTACGTCCGCAAAGCAACTTCATCACCGGACAAGTCATCTACCTGGGCGGCATCTAG
- the gatC gene encoding Asp-tRNA(Asn)/Glu-tRNA(Gln) amidotransferase subunit GatC, with product MALSADDVRRLALLARLELSDDEVNAMGPQISKILGFVEQLSELDTEDIDPMTTALDVDNRWRDDDIQPGLTNDQALQNAPARDDDCFLVPPVLGTAGAKN from the coding sequence ATGGCCCTCTCTGCGGACGATGTTCGGCGGCTAGCCCTGCTAGCTCGGCTGGAGCTTTCCGATGACGAAGTCAATGCGATGGGACCTCAGATCAGCAAGATCTTGGGGTTCGTTGAGCAATTGTCGGAACTCGACACCGAGGACATCGACCCCATGACCACGGCATTGGACGTCGACAACCGTTGGCGCGACGATGACATACAGCCGGGCTTGACCAACGATCAAGCCTTGCAAAATGCCCCTGCGCGCGATGACGATTGCTTTCTCGTCCCTCCCGTTCTCGGCACCGCCGGAGCGAAGAACTAG